A stretch of the Hydra vulgaris chromosome 09, alternate assembly HydraT2T_AEP genome encodes the following:
- the LOC136085407 gene encoding uncharacterized protein LOC136085407: MYYLVEFEDGVAVVPDCWLLQESATCYWPQGIGATQWSKMKKLPIPNHKDWPLYPYIKILKIGDHEKMKKAEAKSLHYTDFSPSCSEIKNGLKRKKLQTQWSPDIAIEKKKKKENSKIKNKQNSPINLSENSNYDSSDSEHLVPLLPPPPCRQSTSTTYTDRIDKPSLASPSTNIASSILPDLVKQAVADAVRPYFQSVFKQLEEIKLQLRVQCQKQVSLGHNTSGNLPENFIFPLKEIDELLELNRIFLENTECRSNAVIFLSLIGGSGLDDCLRKVAKKILTAKLSMLYNLTGRKGKLEFGCLMGVKNVIYDAVRKSYPTSTASQLDKILSKWLSGSIDRDGLKKARGNSSKSQ; the protein is encoded by the exons ATGTATTATTTAGTTGAATTTGAGGATGGAGTTGCAGTGGTTCCTGATTGCTGGTTATTACAAGAATCAGCTACATGTTATTGGCCTCAGGGAATTGGTGCTACACAATggtcaaaaatgaaaaagttaccAATTCCTAATCACAAAGATTGGCCTCTTTatccttatataaaaatattgaaaattggag ACCATGAAAAGATGAAAAAGGCAGAGGCTAAATCTTTGCACTACACTGATTTTTCTCCAAGTTGTTCggaaataaaaaatggtttaaagaGGAAAAAACTGCAAACACAATG gAGTCCTGACATAGCAattgagaaaaagaaaaaaaaagaaaattcaaaaattaagaataagCAAAACTCACCGATCAATTTATCAGAAAATTCTAATTATGACTCTTCGGATAGTGAACATTTAGTACCACTCCTTCCCCCACCCCCATGCAGACAGTCAACTTCCACCACCTACACAGATCGAATTGATAAACCCTCGCTAGCTAGTCCTAGCACAAACATAGCATCTTCAATTC TTCCTGATTTAGTAAAACAAGCAGTGGCTGATGCTGTCCGACCATATTTTCAGAGTGTATTTAAACAGTTGGAGGAAATTAAGTTACAGTTACGTGTACAATGCCAAAAGCAAGTTTCTCTTGGTCATAATACAAGTGGAAATCTTCCAGAAAACTTTATATTTCCGTTAAAAGAAATAGATGAACTGTTAGAGTTAAATaggatttttttggaaaatactGAATGTCGATCTAATGCA gttatttttttgtctctaatTGGAGGAAGTGGTCTTGATGACTGTTTAAGAAAAGTTGCGAAGAAAATCTTGACAGCAAAACTATCAATGCTGTATAACCTTACAGGAAGAAAAGGAAAATTAGAGTTTGGTTGTCTAATGGGTGtgaaaaatgtaatttatg ATGCAGTAAGAAAAAGCTATCCAACATCAACAGCTAGTCAACTGGacaaaatactttcaaaatggCTGTCAGGGTCTATTGACAGAGATGGACTAAAAAAAGCTCGAGGAAATAGTTCAAAAAGTCagtaa